The proteins below are encoded in one region of Schistosoma mansoni, WGS project CABG00000000 data, chromosome 3 unplaced supercontig 0124, strain Puerto Rico, whole genome shotgun sequence:
- a CDS encoding dendritic cell protein, putative, with protein sequence MCRKNGCSERSNNCTKEGCFLAKCDCTVEECQKVWQKLYDAHISMGESRKAIEAMIYLLSTYNELTAMDARQNAIKCIISVLQDPSLLSHDQLYALKPVQYLEGEPVHDFFKIFVSGDLNTFRNFLTKHPNFLNQNNLSEEACIHKLRLLTLMQLSENVNELSYQDAAAQLNLKIEELEPFIIEAVRQRAVACKLDQVQKKILITGAFPRTFGRPQWVNLHDTLVQWRSHLGTVQSSLSMMIQNESS encoded by the exons ATGTGCAGAAAAAATGGGTGTTCTGAACGAAGTAATAACTGCACCAAAGAAG GTTGCTTCTTGGCTAAG TGTGATTGCACAGTTGAGGAATGCCAGAAAGTGTGGCAAAAGTTGTATGATGCACATATTTCAATGGGTGAAAGTCGAAAAGCTATTGAAGCAATGATATATCTCCTTTCAACCTATAATGAACTAACTGCTATGGATGCCAGACAAAATGCAATAAA ATGTATCATATCTGTGTTGCAAGATCCATCTTTATTATCGCATGATCAATTGTACGCTCTCAAACCAGTTCAATACCTGGAAGGTGAACCTGTCCATGAT TTCTTCAAGATATTTGTCTCTGGAGATCTGAATACATTCAGAAACTTCCTGACTAAACATCCAAActttttaaatcaaaataatctatCTGAAGAAGCTTGTATTCACAAACTCCGACTTCTGACGCTAATGCAGTTGTCTGAGAATGTGAATGAACTTAGTTATCAAGATGCAGCTGCTCAGTTGAATCTCAAGATTGAAGAACTGGAACCATTTATAATAGAAG CTGTACGCCAGAGAGCTGTCGCATGTAAATTAGATCAAGTTCAAAAGAAAATTCTAATAACTGGAGCATTTCCACGTACATTTGGTCGACCTCAATGGGTTAACTTACATGATACATTGGTACAATGGCGATCTCATCTTGGTACTGTACAATCTAGTTTAAGTATGATGATTCAAAATGAATCTTCTTAA